Proteins from a genomic interval of Medicago truncatula cultivar Jemalong A17 chromosome 3, MtrunA17r5.0-ANR, whole genome shotgun sequence:
- the LOC11427341 gene encoding DDB1- and CUL4-associated factor homolog 1 — protein sequence MDNQPNQNQAQPPRDEEEDEDSSRMEDEELISKVNKLMDKITSSPDNPKPNVLHALATILETQESNYMDENAHSSSTNARAAHNIGRLGSIIRENDDFFELISLKFLSENGYSTAVRAASVRLLLCCSLTWIYPHVFEEPVLENLNNWATEDSSRSAAEEQNLKRDPVGKDASDSEMLKAYSTGLLAVCLVGGGQIVEDVLTSGLSAKLMRYLRLCVLGETSGSQKDSSHLSENKHSSGNTSVRGRDDSRGRFRQLLESSHVDDTRMIEEGSFDDQAPERGQDSGQACQEDPWIDGEPPDGLSEGADVCEADSEGEERWRCKDIRDGRIKYGDHEDNARDESSRRRTNRGWGRSRGKGRVNEGPVDSEPVLSSAGSASRLGQGRSVRDRSSLRNGDVKRVPDSKKTLTSSISEALISEREDNDDCFQECRIGSKDISDLVRKAVQAAEAEARSANAPEEAVKAAGDAAADLVKTAASEEYKSTNDEEASVLAASRAASTVIDAASAVEVSRRSVCINTETENVTSRETESIEDVEDYFLPDTRTLTQLREKYCIQCLALLGEYVEVLGPVLHEKGVDVCLGLLQQNSKHHEPSKVAFVLPDVMKLICALAAHRKFAALFVDRGGMQKLLAVPRTAQTFFGLSSCLFTIGSLQGIMERVCALPSDVIYHVVELALQLIECNQDLARKNAALFFAAAFVFRAVLDAFDSQDGLQKLLGLLNDAASIRSGVTSGALGSSNSGSLRNDRTSSAEVLTSSEKQVAYHTCVALRQYFRAHLLVLIDSIRPNKSNRSSARNIPSTRAAYKPLDISNEAMDAVFLQLQKDRKLGPAFVRTGWREVEKFLASNGHITMLELCQAPPVERYLHDLLQYALGVLQIVTLVPSSRKMIVNATLSTNRAGISVILDAANIASSHVDPEIIQPALNVLVNLVCPPPSISNKPPAVSQGQQFPSSQASNGALETRDRNAERNITDPRERNGESSAVDRGTAAALTTQSVNTTPQTPVPSASSGLVGDRRISLGAGARCAGLATQLEQGYHQAREAVRNNNGIKVLLHLLQPRIYSPPAALDCLRALACRVLLGLARDDTIAHILTKLQVGKRLSELIRDSGSTTLGTEQGRWQAELSQAAIELIGIVANLGRASTLVASDAATPALRRIERAAIAAATPITYPSRELLLLIHEHLQASGLGQTASLLLKEAQLTSLPSLLAPSSLAQQPTTQEVSSTQIQWPSGRTPSGFLTSKLKYNSKNEDACLKSDAGSARKKSLTFSSSFGSHTRHQVIDSRHSSTRKWLRAGKESSETSTVENPSESSVKHNTETGSQFKTPITLPTKRKLSDLKDIPMFSSSAKRLNVGDQGLRSPICSSSVRKSSLHTDAVGLFTPTGNLRSQQGRCTADYVDDNQYCISNLGQMTPSSQVVNDLQLNNPERVTLDSLVVQYLKHQHRQCPAPITTLPPISLLHPHVCPEPKRSLDAPSNVTARLGTREFKFMYGGVHGNRKDRQFVFSRFRPWRTYRDDAGALLTCITFVGDSSHIAVGSHTGELKFFDSNNNNVVESFTGHDAPLTLVQSFVSGETQLLLSSSSKDVKMWDATSILAGPTRSFEGCKAARFSNSGKTFAALSSESTAREILLYDIQEGKLEATLSDTFTTSTGRGHAYSSIHFSPADSMLLWNGVLWDPRVSTPVHRFDQFTDYGGGGFHPAGNEVIINSEVWDLRKFRLLRSVASLDQTAITFNARGDVMYAILRRNLEDVMSAMHARRVKHPLFSAFRTVDAINYSDIATIPVDRCVLDFATEPTDSFVGLITMDDQGDMYSSARSYEIGRRRPTDDDSDPDDAESEEEDEDDDDDNEDPLLGPGFGVGSDSDAEDMSSNEDDDDSVSDPDDDDDDGGYMMDDIDFDGHDMLDIVTDGDEDDDDDSQGLESESSDDDYDFGGY from the exons ATGGATAATCAACCGAATCAAAATCAAGCTCAACCACCACGTGACGAAGAAGAAGACGAAGATTCATCGAGGATGGAAGATGAAGAGTTAATTTCAAAGGTTAACAAACTCATGGATAAAATCACTTCCTCTCCCGATAACCCTAAACCTAATGTTCTTCACGCTCTTGCCACcattcttgaaactcaagagtCCAA CTACATGGATGAGAATGCTCATTCATCTTCAACCAATGCTCGTGCTGCCCATAACATTGGACGCCTTGGGAGTATAATTCGG GAAAACGATGATTTCTTTGAGTTAATATCTTTGAAGTTTCTCTCCGAAAATGGATACTCCACCGCAGTTCGAGCTGCTTCTGTCAGACTACTCTTGTGCTGTTCTCTAACTTGGATT TATCCCCATGTTTTTGAAGAACCGGTCCTTGAGAACTTAAACAATTGGGCGACGGAGGATAGTAGTAGGTCGGCGGCGGAGGAGCAAAACCTGAAGCGTGATCCGGTGGGAAAAGATGCCTCGGATTCAGAAATGTTGAAAGCATATTCTACTGGACTCCTTGCCGTGTGTTTGGTTGG TGGAGGTCAAATAGTGGAAGATGTATTGACATCTGGCTTGTCAGCTAAGCTCATGCGATATCTTCGTTTGTGCGTGCTGGGTGAGACTAGTGGCAGCCAGAAAGATAGTAGTCATTTATCGGAGAACAAACATTCATCTGGGAATACTTCAGTGAGAGGTAGAGATGATAGTCGTGGAAGGTTTCGCCAGCTCCTGGAATCAAGTCATGTAGATGATACAAGGATGATTGAAGAGGGATCTTTTGATGACCAAGCTCCTGAACGGGGTCAGGATAGCGGACAAGCTTGCCAAGAAGATCCTTGGATAGATGGTGAACCACCTGATGGACTCAGCGAGGGTGCTGATGTCTGCGAGGCTGATTCCGAGGGGGAAGAGAGATGGCGCTGTAAAGATATTCGTGATGGAAGGATAAAATATGGTGACCATGAAGACAATGCTAGAGACGAATCTTCTAGGCGGCGTACTAACCGTGGATGGGGAAGATCTAGGGGGAAAGGAAGGGTCAATGAAGGGCCAGTAGACAGTGAACCTGTTCTGTCATCTGCTGGTTCCGCCAGTCGCCTAGGACAGGGGCGGAGTGTTAGAGATAGGAGCTCGTTGAGGAATGGTGACGTTAAGCGGGTGCCTGATTCTAAGAAGACTCTTACGAGTTCTATTTCCGAGGCTTTGATTTCTGAAAGAGAGGATAATGATGATTGTTTCCAAGAGTGTCGTATTGGAAGTAAAGATATCTCCGATCTTGTTCGGAAAGCAGTCCAAGCTGCTGAAGCTGAAGCCAGGTCAGCCAATGCACCTGAAGAAGCCGTCAAAGCAGCTGGTGATGCTGCTGCTGACCTTGTTAAAACTGCAGCTTCAGAG GAATATAAATCCACCAATGATGAAGAAGCATCTGTTTTGGCTGCTTCGAGAGCTGCATCAACTGTTATTGATGCTGCATCTGCTGTTGAAGTTTCAAG GAGATCTGTCTGCATCAATACCGAGACAGAGAATGTTACTAGCAGAGAAACAGAATCCATTGAGGATGTTGAAGATTATTTCCTCCCAGACACTCGAACACTTACACAATTGAGGGAAAAATATTGCATTCAGTGTCTTGCATTACTTGGAGAATACGTTGAAGTTCTTGGACCTGTATTGCACGAGAAGGGTGTTGATGTTTGTCTTGGACTTCTGCAGCAAAATTCTAAACATCACGAGCCGTCCAAGGTTGCTTTCGTGTTGCCCGATGTCATGAAGCTGATATGCGCTTTGGCTGCCCATAGGAAATTTGCTGCACTATTTGTGGACCGTGGGGGAATGCAAAAGCTTCTTGCTGTCCCTAGAACGGCCCAAACATTCTTTGGCCTTTCTTCGTGTTTATTTACCATCGGTTCCCTTCAG GGGATAATGGAACGGGTTTGTGCTCTTCCATCTGATGTGATTTATCATGTGGTTGAGTTGGCTCTCCAACTCATCGAGTGCAATCAAGACCTAGCCCGGAAGAATGCAGCATTGTTTTTTGCTGCCGCATTTGTCTTTAGAGCAGTTCTCGATGCTTTTGACTCTCAGGATGGTTTACAGAAATTACTGGGCCTTCTCAATGATGCTGCTTCCATAAGATCAGGAGTAACTTCTGGAGCCTTGGGCTCGTCTAACTCAGGATCACTTCGAAATGATAGAACATCATCTGCTGAAGTGCTGACCTCATCTGAGAAGCAGGTAGCCTATCACACTTGTGTTGCTCTGCGGCAATATTTCAGAGCACACCTCCTAGTATTAATAGATTCTATCCGTCCAAACAAAAGCAATCGTAGTTCTGCTAGAAATATTCCAAGCACAAGGGCTGCTTACAAGCCACTAGATATTAGTAACGAGGCAATGGATGCAGTATTCTTACAATTACAAAAAGATCGGAAGCTAGGTCCGGCATTTGTCAGAACAGGTTGGCGAGAAGTGGAGAAATTCTTGGCATCTAATGGGCATATTACTATGCTGGAATTATGTCAG GCCCCACCCGTGGAGCGATATCTACATGATTTGCTTCAGTATGCATTAGGGGTTTTGCAAATTGTTACATTGGTACCTAGCAGTCGTAAAATGATTGTAAATGCAACATTAAGCACCAATCGTGCTGGTATATCTGTAATTTTGGATGCAGCAAATATTGCCAGTAGTCACGTTGACCCCGAG ATAATTCAACCAGCATTAAATGTTTTAGTCAACCTTGTTTGCCCTCCtccttcaatcagcaataaaccACCTGCAGTGTCACAAGGCCAGCAGTTCCCGTCTTCACAAGCCTCTAATGGTGCTCTAGAGACTAGAGACAGAAATGCCGAACGTAATATCACAGATCCTAGGGAGAGGAATGGAGAGTCCAGTGCTGTAGATCGAGGAACTGCTGCAGCACTGACTACACAATCTGTGAATACTACTCCTCAAACTCCCGTTCCCTCTGCAAGTTCAGGCTTGGTTGGTGACCGAAGAATATCTTTGGGTGCAGGAGCACGCTGTGCCGGCCTTGCTACACAGTTGGAACAAGGATATCATCAGGCAAGAGAGGCTGTCCGTAATAATAATGGTATAAAGGTTCTTCTGCATCTCCTCCAACCGCGTATATATTCACCTCCAGCTGCCCTGGACTGTCTCCGTGCTCTAGCTTGTCGGGTACTGCTTGGATTAGCCAGAGATGATACTATTGCACATATATTGACAAAACTTCAG GTTGGGAAAAGACTGTCAGAACTAATCCGGGATTCAGGCAGCACAACACTTGGAACAGAACAGGGTAGGTGGCAAGCTGAACTATCCCAGGCTGCAATTGAGCTAATTGGG ATTGTCGCTAATTTAGGGCGTGCAAGTACATTAGTTGCTAGTGATGCAGCTACTCCTGCATTAAGGCGCATTGAAAGGGCTGCCATAGCTGCTGCCACTCCTATTACTTACCCTTCAAG GGAACTCTTGCTCTTAATTCATGAACACTTGCAGGCATCTGGATTGGGACAAACTGCTTCTTTATTGCTTAAAGAGGCTCAGTTAACTTCTTTGCCGTCATTACTTGCTCCATCTTCCCTTGCACAACAACCCACAACACAGGAAGTTTCTTCAACACAAATTCAGTGGCCTTCGGGTCGTACTCCTAGTGGATTTCTCACCAGTAAACTGAAGTATAATTCAAAGAATGAGGATGCTTGCTTGAAAAGTGATGCTGGCTCTGCAAGGAAAAAGTCGCTAACTTTCTCGTCGTCTTTTGGTTCTCATACAAGACACCAAGTTATCGACTCTCGGCATTCATCAACCAGAAAATGGTTACGTGCTGGGAAAGAGTCTTCAGAAACTAGTACAGTAGAGAATCCATCTGAATCTTCAGTAAAACATAACACTGAAACTGGATCTCAGTTCAAGACTCCAATCACCTTGCCGACCAAACGAAAGTTATCGGATCTAAAGGACATACCAATGTTTTCATCATCTGCAAAGCGACTAAATGTCGGGGATCAGGGACTTCGTTCTCCTATTTGCTCGAGTTCAGTTCGTAAAAGCAGCCTGCATACTGATGCTGTTGGGCTTTTCACACCAACTGGTAATCTGAGGAGTCAGCAAGGCCGTTGTACAGCTGACTATGTGGATGACAATCAGTACTGCATCTCAAATCTAGGTCAGATGACACCATCCTCCCAAGTAGTGAATGACCTTCAGCTGAACAACCCTGAGCGTGTGACACTGGATTCTCTAGTGGTTCAGTATCTGAAACATCAGCATCGCCAATGCCCAGCCCCCATTACCACCCTTCCTCCAATATCTCTTCTGCACCCACATGTTTGTCCGGAACCTAAGCGAAGCCTCGATGCCCCCTCTAATGTGACTGCTCGGCTTGGTACCCGTGAATTTAAGTTTATGTATGGTGGAGTACATGGTAATCGCAAGGATCGTCAATTTGTTTTTAGCCGGTTTAGGCCATGGCGCACTTATCGGGACGATGCGGGTGCATTATTAACATGCATTACTTTTGTTGGAGACTCCTCGCATATTGCTGTTGGTAGCCATACTGGAGAACTCAAATTTTTTgattcaaacaacaataatgTGGTAGAGAGCTTCACTGGCCACGATGCTCCCTTGACCCTTGTTCAATCTTTTGTTTCTGGTGAGACCCAATTGTTGCTTTCTTCGTCCTCTAAAGATGTTAAGATGTGGGATGCAACATCAATATTAGCTGGTCCCACCCGATCATTTGAAGGGTGCAAGGCTGCCAGGTTTAGTAATTCCGGGAAAACATTTGCTGCCTTGTCTTCAGAATCTACTGCACGGGAAATCCTTTTATATGATATCCAGGAAGGCAAGTTAGAAGCAACCTTGTCAGATACATTCACTACTTCTACAGGGCGGGGTCATGCTTATTCTTCAATCCACTTTAGCCCTGCCGATTCAATGCTGCTTTGGAATGGTGTCTTATGGGACCCGCGAGTGTCTACGCCTGTTCATCGCTTTGATCAGTTCACTGATTATGGAGGTGGAGGCTTTCATCCTGCTGGAAATGAG GTTATTATAAACTCCGAAGTCTGGGATCTGCGCAAGTTCAGACTTCTACGTAGTGTAGCATCATTAGATCAGACGGCAATAACATTCAATGCTCGTGGAGATGTTATGTATGCAATCTTAAGGAG